From one Triticum aestivum cultivar Chinese Spring chromosome 4B, IWGSC CS RefSeq v2.1, whole genome shotgun sequence genomic stretch:
- the LOC123094337 gene encoding uncharacterized protein, whose product MGRTLDVLLGRTTKQTARLKSLLHLATKRMAVVRAHREVRCAQARGDVEQLLRQGHPDRALLRAEQVIRERGTLDALLLLDAYCALLADRSALLDDAHRDCPEELREAAARCGDLPELQEARALLAARFGRGFASGAAELRAGCGVSAKLVQRLSTALPSLESRQMVLLEIGADKDIPVRIHSDAADSYGHEDSDGRSHHGHRKKRHDDDERRHATPRANQPEGDKAASKLTFKDVEEAAQAAFESAATAAAAAKAAIELSRAGPGSSDDRYRRNAHADDEVLHGGDDLADRKAFKRIGHVRNYSSDAEDLPEKKHGEEQDTPRS is encoded by the coding sequence ATGGGGAGGACGCTGGACGTGCTGCTGGGCCGAACCACCAAGCAGACGGCGCGCCTCAAGTCCCTGCTGCACCTCGCCACGAAGCGGATGGCCGTGGTGCGCGCGCACCGGGAGGTGCGGTGCGCGCAGGCGCGGGGGGACGTGGAGCAGCTGCTGCGGCAGGGCCACCCGGACCGCGCCCTCCTCCGCGCCGAGCAGGTCATCCGGGAGCGGGGCACGCTCGACGCCCTCCTCCTGCTCGACGCCTACTGCGCGCTCCTCGCCGACCGCTCGGCCCTGCTCGACGACGCGCACCGCGACTGCCCCGAGGAgctgcgggaggcggcggcgcgctgcggGGACCTCCCCGAGCTGCAGGAGGCCCGCGCCCTCCTCGCCGCCAGGTTCGGCCGGGGCTTCGCGTCCGGCGCCGCCGAGCTGCGCGCCGGCTGTGGCGTCAGCGCCAAGCTCGTGCAGCGGCTCTCCACCGCGCTGCCCAGCCTCGAGAGCCGCCAGATGGTGCTCCTTGAGATCGGCGCCGACAAGGACATCCCCGTGCGCATCCACAGCGACGCCGCCGACTCCTACGGCCACGAGGATTCGGACGGCCGTTCCCACCATGGCCACAGGAAGAAGAGGCACGACGACGACGAGCGGCGGCACGCGACGCCGCGGGCCAACCAGCCGGAGGGAGACAAGGCCGCCTCGAAGCTGACATTCAAAGACGTGGAAGAGGCGGCGCAGGCCGCGTTCGAATCGGCTGCCACGGCAGCGGCCGCCGCCAAGGCTGCCATAGAGCTCTCGCGAGCCGGGCCAGGGAGCTCCGACGACAGGTACCGGAGGAACGCGCATGCCGACGACGAGGTGCTCCACGGCGGCGATGATCTGGCCGATCGCAAGGCCTTCAAGAGGATTGGACATGTTCGGAACTACAGCTCAGACGCAGAGGATCTCCCGGAGAAGAAACACGGAGAAGAGCAGGATACGCCCAGGAGCTAG